A single window of Leptolyngbya ohadii IS1 DNA harbors:
- a CDS encoding universal stress protein, giving the protein MRIKPMLLRLQSALGQDNLSQQMLLYPGTVSGMTSESCVDSEAAIETSDFTDADTANTHSRSFAERNSGTAEAADATNIVISYSGSPNSQTALDFAFWIAHQTKLSTNKAVTVHVVYVLDSCNSLDLTCAAAHDLEGLRSQNLRKEQVSCLTPQTVSQKKTRTATKSRPLRAATFGGSQVAVCQPQAIQSRTAQSLTHSLETADRVLWQARCLADEWRGSLEAHLRFGAVAIELRQVVESVKADVLMVGCTTGEHSLIQQLLAPEFPCPILGIPHELEKL; this is encoded by the coding sequence ATGCGAATTAAACCGATGCTGCTGCGCCTACAAAGCGCACTTGGGCAGGATAACCTGAGTCAGCAAATGCTGCTGTATCCCGGCACAGTTTCGGGCATGACTTCAGAAAGCTGCGTGGATTCTGAAGCGGCGATCGAGACCTCTGATTTTACCGATGCGGATACCGCTAACACTCATTCACGGAGTTTCGCTGAAAGGAATTCCGGCACAGCCGAAGCAGCCGATGCGACCAACATTGTCATCAGCTACAGTGGCTCCCCTAACAGCCAGACCGCTCTGGACTTTGCCTTCTGGATTGCCCACCAAACCAAGCTATCGACCAATAAAGCCGTGACCGTCCATGTGGTGTACGTGCTGGATAGCTGCAATTCCCTCGACCTCACCTGTGCGGCAGCGCACGACCTTGAAGGACTCCGCTCCCAGAACTTGCGGAAGGAGCAGGTTAGCTGTCTCACGCCTCAAACCGTTTCTCAAAAGAAAACTCGCACCGCAACCAAGTCTCGACCGCTCCGCGCAGCCACCTTCGGCGGATCGCAGGTCGCCGTTTGCCAACCGCAGGCAATCCAGAGCCGCACAGCCCAATCCCTCACCCACTCCCTCGAAACTGCCGATCGGGTTCTGTGGCAGGCTCGCTGTCTAGCAGATGAGTGGCGCGGCTCCCTGGAGGCACATTTACGCTTTGGGGCAGTGGCGATCGAACTGCGGCAGGTGGTGGAATCGGTGAAGGCAGATGTCCTGATGGTGGGCTGCACGACTGGTGAGCACAGTCTGATTCAGCAGTTGCTGGCACCAGAATTTCCCTGTCCGATCCTGGGAATTCCCCATGAGCTAGAGAAACTGTAG
- the purQ gene encoding phosphoribosylformylglycinamidine synthase subunit PurQ produces the protein MKFGVIVFPGSNCDRDVAMVSRDLLQQPTRMIWHEDSDLSDLDVVIVPGGFSYGDYLRCGAIARFSPAMQATIEHAKQGKYVLGICNGFQVLTEAGLLPGALMRNRDLHFVCDRVPLKVERNNLPWTQNYQSGQVITLPIAHGEGCYYADADTLAELEDNQQVLFRYATPSGDIAPDANPNGSLNNIAGICNRQGNVLGMMPHPERAADPALGNTDGLGLFKGLLSVLVEA, from the coding sequence ATGAAATTTGGCGTGATTGTCTTTCCCGGATCAAACTGCGATCGCGATGTAGCAATGGTGAGCCGCGATTTGCTCCAGCAGCCGACGCGCATGATCTGGCACGAAGACAGCGATTTGTCCGATCTGGATGTGGTGATTGTCCCCGGTGGGTTTAGCTACGGCGATTATCTGCGCTGTGGGGCGATCGCCCGATTCTCTCCCGCTATGCAAGCCACGATCGAACATGCAAAGCAGGGAAAGTACGTCCTGGGTATCTGTAACGGCTTCCAGGTGTTGACCGAAGCGGGCTTACTGCCGGGGGCACTGATGCGAAACCGTGACCTGCACTTTGTCTGCGATCGGGTTCCCCTCAAGGTCGAGCGGAATAACCTTCCCTGGACACAGAATTATCAGTCGGGACAGGTGATTACTTTACCGATCGCCCACGGGGAGGGCTGCTACTACGCCGATGCCGATACGCTGGCAGAACTGGAGGACAACCAGCAGGTGCTGTTCCGCTATGCCACTCCCAGCGGTGATATTGCGCCGGACGCGAATCCCAACGGCTCCCTCAATAATATTGCGGGCATTTGCAACCGACAGGGCAATGTGCTGGGCATGATGCCCCACCCAGAACGGGCTGCCGATCCAGCTTTGGGCAATACGGACGGACTGGGGCTGTTTAAGGGGCTGCTGTCGGTGCTGGTGGAGGCGTAG
- a CDS encoding cysteine synthase A, whose amino-acid sequence MDIKDGFVGAVGNTPLIRLHSLSEETGCEILGKAEFLNPGGSVKDRAALYIIQEAEEQGLLKPGGTVVEGTAGNTGIGLAHICNAKGYRCLIIIPDTQSQEKIDLLRTLGAEVRTVPAVPYRDPNNYVRLSGRIAEEMENAIWANQFDNLANRRAHYETTGPEIWEQTNGKIDVWVTATGTGGSYAGVSLYLKEQSPNVKCVLADPMGSGLYSYAKFGEIQIEGSSITEGIGNSRVTANMEGVPIDDAIQVHDQEALRIIYQLMRKDGLFMGGSVGINVGAAVALAKQMGPGHTIVTLLCDGGARYQSRLFNPEWLAGKGLSVPVS is encoded by the coding sequence ATGGATATTAAGGACGGATTTGTTGGTGCAGTTGGCAATACGCCCCTGATTCGGCTGCATAGCCTCAGTGAAGAAACCGGATGCGAGATTTTGGGCAAAGCGGAATTCCTCAATCCGGGAGGATCTGTGAAGGATCGGGCAGCCCTCTACATTATTCAGGAAGCCGAAGAGCAGGGATTGCTCAAACCGGGCGGGACGGTTGTAGAGGGAACCGCCGGAAACACAGGTATTGGGCTGGCGCATATCTGCAACGCGAAGGGCTACAGGTGTCTGATTATTATTCCCGACACCCAATCCCAGGAGAAAATCGATTTGCTGCGAACGCTGGGGGCAGAGGTGCGAACCGTTCCCGCTGTGCCCTACCGCGATCCAAACAACTACGTGCGGCTGTCCGGCAGAATTGCGGAGGAAATGGAAAACGCGATCTGGGCAAATCAGTTTGACAATCTGGCAAATCGCCGCGCCCACTACGAAACCACCGGACCAGAAATCTGGGAACAGACGAACGGCAAAATCGATGTCTGGGTGACGGCAACGGGGACGGGTGGCAGCTATGCGGGCGTTTCGCTCTACCTGAAGGAGCAAAGTCCCAACGTCAAGTGCGTTCTGGCAGACCCGATGGGCAGCGGACTTTACAGCTACGCCAAATTTGGCGAAATCCAGATCGAGGGCAGCTCGATCACAGAGGGCATTGGCAACAGTCGCGTCACCGCCAATATGGAAGGCGTACCGATCGACGATGCAATCCAGGTTCACGATCAGGAGGCTCTGCGGATTATCTATCAGCTCATGCGAAAGGATGGTCTGTTTATGGGGGGTTCTGTCGGCATTAACGTCGGTGCAGCCGTTGCCCTAGCGAAGCAGATGGGTCCGGGACATACGATCGTCACCCTGCTCTGTGATGGGGGAGCACGTTATCAGTCGCGGCTGTTTAATCCGGAGTGGTTGGCAGGTAAGGGTCTGTCAGTTCCAGTTAGCTAG